Below is a window of Desmonostoc muscorum LEGE 12446 DNA.
CCAATCTGAATCAGAGGGACAACGCCGCATGGCACAACTGCATAATGGCGATCGCCAAAGCTTAGAAATTAGCCCCAATTTATGGGCAGGTGTTGGTTTAGTGCGTGGCGGTGCTGGGACTGCGTTGGTAGGAGATGCAGATACAGTTGCAGCGCGAATGCTGGAATATGCTGATTTAGGCATTGATACCTTTGTCTTTTCAGGGTATCCCCATCTCGAAGAAGCCTATCGAGTCGCAGAATTACTGTTTCCCCGCCTACCAGTGCAAACGCCGGCAATCCCATTACCGCAGGAAGTTGCAAGTACATTTAGTGAATTTGTTACCAAAACAGATTTACTCAGACCACAGCCTGTTTAAAGGGCAATACAGTTCACATAACTCCAAAACCCTCATGTAGAGACGCGATTTATCGCGTCTTCTCTAGACCAATTATCGACACCATTAACTCTTAACCCAAGCGTATTGGTTTAAAGGGCATGGGGCATTGGTTATTAATTCTTCTAAATAGGAGAAAGAAAAATAATGAGTACGAAAAAACCTCAACTGAGATTGGGTGCATTTTTATCAAGCAGTGGTCATCATCTAGCCTCATGGCGGCATCCCGAAGCGCAGGCTGACGGTGGTTTGAACTTTCAGCATTACAAAAGGCTGGCACAGACGGCGGAACGCGGTAAGTTTGACATGATCTTTTTTGCTGACGGTGTGGCTGTCCGCCAACGCAATCAAGAACCTGACGTTTTTAGCCGTAATGGTAAACTCGTGCAGTTTGAACCCCTCACATTGTTGTCGGCTTTGTCTGTGGTTACAGAAAACATCGGTTTGACGGCGACAGTATCGACTACCTATAACGAGCCTTATCACCTTGCGCGTAAATTTGCGTCGCTAGATCATCTCAGTGGTGGTCGTGCCGGTTGGAATCTTGTCACCTCTGCCACTGAAGCGGAAGCGCTGAACTTCAATCGTGAAAAGCACATGGAACATACGCTACGCTATGAGCGTGCCCGTGAGTTTGTGGATGTGGTAACCAAGCTTTGGGATAGTTGGGAAGATGATGCTTTCCTCCATGACAAAGAGTCGGGTATTTACTTCGATCCAGATAAGTTACACATTCCCAACCACAAAGGTGAGCATTTTTCAGTGCGTGGTCCGTTGAATGTCGCCCGTCCCATCCAGGGTTATCCCGTGATTATTCAAGCTGGGTCATCTGAAGATGGTAAAAATTTGGCGGCTCAAACGGCGGAGGTAATTTTCACTGCTCAGCAGACCCTTGCAGAAGCCCAAGCATTTTATGCAGATGTGAAAGGAAGACTAGCTCAATATGGACGCTCCCCTGACCATCTGAAAATTATGCCTGGTGTGTTCCCCGTAATTGGGAAGACTGAGCAGGAAGCTAAAGACAAATTCGATCGCATTCAGGAATTAATCGATCCGGTGGTCGGCTTAAATTTGCTGGGATCGATGATTGGTGGATTTGACCTATCCGGCTATCCCTTGGACGGACCACTGCCAGATTTACCAGAGACAAATGGTGGCAAAAGTCGGCAAAAACTCTTGATTGATTTGGCTCAAAGAGAGAATTTAACGATTCGAGAACTGTATTTATGGACAGCTGGTGCGCGTGGGCATCGTCAGATTTTGGGCACACCAGAACAAATTGCCGACCAGTTAGAAGATTGGTTTGTGAATGGCGGGGCCGATGGATTCAATATTATGCCACCCTGGTTACCTGGAAGTTTAGATGAGTTTGTGGATTTGGTAGTTCCTGAACTGCAACGTCGGGGTCTGTTCCGTACAGAGTATGAAGCAGCAACTCTACGCGAGAATCTTGGTTTACCCCGTCCCGTAAATCAGTTTGCCAAAGTTGGCGCTCGTGAAGTGGCGATCGCTTAACTTCTGATAAAACCAATTTTGCAGCAAAAAGGCTCAAGCATTCCTGCCTGAGCCTTGATTAAATTCAATTTAAAGATTAGCTCTAAGAGCTAAATCTTTAAATTTTAGTAACGGTTCCGGAAGTTATTGTTTCCCCGGTTACCACCACCACCAAAGGAACCTCTGTCTTCTTTGGGCTTAGCCTTATTTACTTTAAGGTCACGTCCCATCCACTCAGCACCATCAAGAGCATCAATGGCAGCTGTTTCTTCAGCATCTGTGCCCATTTCCACAAAACCAAAGCCACGTACACGACCTGTTTCACGGTCGGTAGGTAGCTGAACACGCTTTACAGAACCATATTCTGCAAACACCGCATTCAAACCTTCTTCTGTAACTTCGTAAGAAAGATTCCCTACATAAACTGACATAAATTGTCTCCAAAATCATAGAGGTGTAGAGATTTAGATTTCGGAGAAAAGTCTGTGAATACCAAAAGGAAAAAGCCTGTCAATAATAAAAACAAACGAGGTCGCCCGAATTAACTCTCACCTCCCATTGTGACATAACAGTCAAATATTTAGAGATAGTTTATAAAACTGTTACGAAAAGTAATGTAAGCAATTCATAGCTCAGTAAGTAGAAATAATTAAACGTCAAATGATTCATTGTTGCCGTCTTGGTTCGTTATGGCAACCTAGATCTACTAAAAAAATCTATTAGGACTACTACATTTATTGCGTGAAAAAATTCCGTACATCTTGAAAAAGCTGATTCCCTCAGGACTTACGCAACTGGCACAGGCGATCGCTAAAATATAGTATTTTTCTACATTTATCTCAAAGTTCCAGGGATGTTGTACAAGAGGTGTGTAAAATTCGTTGGAAAATCGAGGAGTAACACCTTTGAGATTAAACAACTAACTGGCATTGAATATTGTCAATGTCGTAAAGCTAGGCTTCAAAGAAATCATATTGCTTGTGCAATATTACCCATTAGGTTAACTTTTGGCTGCAACTACTTGCCGATCTCGCCGTGCGACTTCTTTTCGTACTAAAGGAATGACATCACGGCCATAAGCGATCGCATCTTCCAAAGGATCGAAGCCCCGAATCAACAAGGTAGTTACACCTGCATCATAGTAATCAACTAAGGCTTCTGCAACTTGTTCTGGTGTACCTACTAACGCTGTGGTGTTACCAGCTGCACCTGTAGCTGCTGCGATCGGTGTCCATAGACGCTTATCGTAAACTTCGTTTTTGGCTGCAAAATCCAGCAGGCGTTGTGAACCTACTGCCTGGGGTCTAGCTGTGGGAGATGTTTTCCCCCCTCCTCGTAACTCTTGAATCTTTGCCAAAATGCTATGCGCCTTTTCCCAAGCTTCTTGTTCTGTAGCGCCAAGGATCGGTCGCAGGGACACGCTGAAACGAATAGAGCGATCGGGCGGTAAGGCAGCACGAACTTCAGCAATGCGTTCTTTGACTGCGGCAATTGGTTCACCCCACAAGGCGTAAACATCACTGTGTTTTGCTCCCACTTTCACCGCTGGGCTGGATGCACCACCAAAGTAAAGCGGGATATGGGGTTTTTGTAGGGGCTTGATTGCAGAGAAAGCATCCTTGACGCGGTAGAATTCGCCTTCGTAATCAAAGGGAGTGTCACTTGTCCAGGTGCGACGAAGGATTTCTAAATATTCATCAGTGCGGCGGTAGCGGTTATCATGATCTAACCAGTCACCATCTTTTTGTTGATCGGCATCGCTACCGCCCGTAATGATATGTATTGCTATGCGACCGTTGGTGAAATGGTCAAGGGTAGCTGCCTTGCGGGCTGCTAAAGTTGGTGCGACAAAGCCCGGTCTGTGGGCAATCAAAAAGCCCAATCGCTCGGTTGCAGCTGCGGCAAAACTCGCAACAGTCAAACCATCAGGGCTACTAGAACTATAGCCAATTAATACTTTATCAAAGTCTGCTTCTTCATGGGCTTTAGCAAATTCACGAACATAAGCCGGATCGATAATGTCATCGCCCAGAGTACTTGTTGTACTATTTAATTCGGAAGCAGGTTTTGTCCGGATTAATCCAATAAACTCGACTGGCATAGTTTCTCCTGGGAATAGGAAGTGGGCATTAGTTAGGACTCATCATTTAACCTAAAGACAAATGACAGCGAATGAAAAGCCCTATAAGCAGAAAACCGCTTTACTTATTAGCCCATTAACTTAAACTTGACCAAATAATTACAAAATTCAATTATGAATTAT
It encodes the following:
- a CDS encoding RNA recognition motif domain-containing protein — protein: MSVYVGNLSYEVTEEGLNAVFAEYGSVKRVQLPTDRETGRVRGFGFVEMGTDAEETAAIDALDGAEWMGRDLKVNKAKPKEDRGSFGGGGNRGNNNFRNRY
- a CDS encoding LLM class flavin-dependent oxidoreductase produces the protein MSTKKPQLRLGAFLSSSGHHLASWRHPEAQADGGLNFQHYKRLAQTAERGKFDMIFFADGVAVRQRNQEPDVFSRNGKLVQFEPLTLLSALSVVTENIGLTATVSTTYNEPYHLARKFASLDHLSGGRAGWNLVTSATEAEALNFNREKHMEHTLRYERAREFVDVVTKLWDSWEDDAFLHDKESGIYFDPDKLHIPNHKGEHFSVRGPLNVARPIQGYPVIIQAGSSEDGKNLAAQTAEVIFTAQQTLAEAQAFYADVKGRLAQYGRSPDHLKIMPGVFPVIGKTEQEAKDKFDRIQELIDPVVGLNLLGSMIGGFDLSGYPLDGPLPDLPETNGGKSRQKLLIDLAQRENLTIRELYLWTAGARGHRQILGTPEQIADQLEDWFVNGGADGFNIMPPWLPGSLDEFVDLVVPELQRRGLFRTEYEAATLRENLGLPRPVNQFAKVGAREVAIA
- a CDS encoding LLM class flavin-dependent oxidoreductase — encoded protein: MPVEFIGLIRTKPASELNSTTSTLGDDIIDPAYVREFAKAHEEADFDKVLIGYSSSSPDGLTVASFAAAATERLGFLIAHRPGFVAPTLAARKAATLDHFTNGRIAIHIITGGSDADQQKDGDWLDHDNRYRRTDEYLEILRRTWTSDTPFDYEGEFYRVKDAFSAIKPLQKPHIPLYFGGASSPAVKVGAKHSDVYALWGEPIAAVKERIAEVRAALPPDRSIRFSVSLRPILGATEQEAWEKAHSILAKIQELRGGGKTSPTARPQAVGSQRLLDFAAKNEVYDKRLWTPIAAATGAAGNTTALVGTPEQVAEALVDYYDAGVTTLLIRGFDPLEDAIAYGRDVIPLVRKEVARRDRQVVAAKS